In Luteibaculum oceani, the following are encoded in one genomic region:
- the rsmG gene encoding 16S rRNA (guanine(527)-N(7))-methyltransferase RsmG, whose amino-acid sequence MYQEHFPQLSENQIEKLVRLEALYQEWNSKINVVSRKDIDNIGERHIIHSLLISKVYDFEAGFKVLDIGTGGGLPGIPLAIMYPECQFTLVDSIKKKITVVREICEELKIENVTAYHERVENIDGKFEIIVSRAVARVAKLLPWIKGKTKKDTHGVMPGGIYLLKGGDELQEELNEAQQAGEIIDLPKFIQGDFFETKKVVAIKKLGRQYF is encoded by the coding sequence ATGTATCAAGAACATTTTCCGCAGCTTAGCGAAAATCAAATTGAAAAACTTGTAAGACTAGAAGCACTTTATCAGGAGTGGAACTCCAAAATAAATGTGGTTTCTAGAAAAGACATAGATAATATTGGTGAGCGCCATATTATTCACTCACTATTAATTTCTAAGGTGTACGATTTTGAGGCAGGTTTCAAGGTCCTGGATATTGGAACTGGTGGTGGACTTCCAGGAATTCCCTTGGCGATAATGTATCCCGAATGTCAATTTACATTGGTGGATAGCATCAAAAAGAAAATTACCGTTGTAAGAGAAATTTGTGAGGAGCTTAAAATTGAAAATGTTACGGCTTATCACGAACGCGTGGAAAATATTGATGGCAAATTCGAAATAATAGTTTCCAGGGCCGTTGCCAGAGTTGCCAAACTACTACCATGGATTAAAGGGAAAACCAAAAAGGATACCCACGGTGTAATGCCAGGGGGGATCTACCTATTAAAGGGTGGAGACGAATTGCAAGAAGAGCTAAATGAAGCTCAACAAGCTGGGGAAATCATAGACCTCCCCAAGTTTATTCAAGGTGATTTTTTTGAAACTAAAAAAGTTGTGGCCATTAAGAAATTGGGTCGGCAATACTTCTAG
- a CDS encoding RNA polymerase sigma factor, whose translation MKNGLKKQEEWHLIDLARNKSDEQAFAEIFARYKGYVFHLVLQMIRDHDIAEDLLIEIFTKAFSKLHTFQPRSSFSSWLATIAKNHTLDYLRKKRPKKVSLDAALDTDDDAPFLELKDENPIAIDQMIIKERNNKLRRIVETLKPKYRTLIELRYYQELSYDEIAQKLNIPLGTVKAQLFRARDLLSQIVKSNTELK comes from the coding sequence GTGAAAAACGGTTTAAAAAAACAAGAGGAGTGGCATTTAATTGATTTGGCAAGAAACAAATCAGATGAGCAGGCTTTTGCAGAAATCTTTGCTCGTTACAAGGGCTACGTTTTTCATCTAGTGCTCCAAATGATTCGCGATCACGATATCGCAGAAGATCTTCTTATTGAAATTTTTACTAAGGCTTTTAGCAAGCTTCATACCTTTCAACCGCGAAGCAGTTTTTCCTCCTGGTTGGCAACTATAGCAAAGAATCATACCCTAGATTATTTGCGTAAAAAACGCCCTAAAAAGGTGTCTTTAGATGCTGCCCTGGATACGGATGATGACGCTCCATTTTTGGAGCTGAAGGATGAAAATCCGATAGCCATTGATCAAATGATCATTAAGGAACGCAATAATAAGTTGCGGAGGATAGTAGAAACATTAAAGCCCAAGTACCGAACCTTAATAGAATTGCGCTATTATCAGGAATTGTCCTACGATGAAATTGCGCAAAAGTTGAATATCCCATTGGGTACAGTTAAAGCGCAATTATTCAGAGCTCGAGACCTGTTGAGTCAAATAGTAAAATCCAATACGGAGTTAAAATAA
- a CDS encoding glycosyltransferase: MPSFFSFEILLVSIAAVVVLCYKVFLLLGLKGRKLLMDETTQVSVSVVIAAKNELKNLSKHIPLWMRQKNVEFEVIVVNDRSWDQSEKILKRFSDQYPNFSFSTVTENMQVWEGKKFALTLGIKKAKYNYILVTDADCYPNREDLVAEVAKHLANRGNLVLGYAPFSRSKGILGWIQQFENLRTAISYYATAMRFKPYMGVGRFMAYSKELYQSVGGFKSHYQIPFGDDDLFVQSVKKVAKVSCVHPSFQVISEPKITFISWWKQRTRHLKSGAFYGWDTKIFLSIPFLFLILFYSGIGYLLLTGVNLIGVAMVLGGYYIASMAFGFIAGKFFSRASLGIFAPFMELIILISHPLIYLSGKRKTKANW; this comes from the coding sequence ATGCCTAGTTTTTTCAGTTTCGAAATCCTGTTGGTTTCGATTGCCGCCGTGGTAGTGCTATGCTACAAAGTGTTTTTGCTTCTGGGGTTAAAAGGAAGGAAGTTGCTGATGGATGAAACTACTCAGGTATCTGTTAGTGTTGTAATTGCCGCAAAAAACGAACTGAAAAATTTGAGTAAGCATATTCCATTGTGGATGCGCCAAAAAAATGTGGAGTTCGAAGTAATTGTTGTAAATGACAGATCTTGGGATCAATCGGAAAAAATTCTCAAGCGATTTAGCGACCAATACCCCAATTTTAGCTTCAGTACGGTTACCGAAAATATGCAGGTTTGGGAGGGGAAAAAGTTTGCGCTTACTCTCGGAATAAAGAAAGCCAAGTACAACTATATTTTGGTTACCGATGCCGATTGTTATCCCAATCGGGAAGATTTGGTTGCCGAGGTGGCAAAACATTTGGCAAACAGGGGTAATTTGGTTTTGGGATACGCACCTTTTTCTAGGTCTAAAGGTATATTGGGTTGGATACAACAATTCGAAAATCTTAGAACGGCAATTAGCTATTATGCCACCGCGATGCGGTTTAAGCCCTACATGGGAGTTGGAAGATTTATGGCATATAGCAAGGAGCTATACCAAAGCGTTGGTGGTTTTAAGTCGCATTACCAGATTCCATTTGGCGACGATGACCTTTTTGTGCAATCCGTTAAAAAGGTAGCAAAGGTTAGTTGTGTTCACCCATCATTCCAGGTTATTTCCGAGCCGAAAATCACCTTTATTTCATGGTGGAAACAAAGAACACGGCATTTAAAATCAGGAGCCTTTTACGGTTGGGATACTAAGATCTTTTTAAGTATCCCTTTCCTTTTCTTAATTCTCTTTTACAGCGGAATTGGATATCTGCTCCTTACAGGAGTTAATTTGATAGGCGTTGCCATGGTTTTGGGAGGGTATTATATAGCCTCTATGGCATTTGGATTTATAGCTGGGAAATTCTTTTCTCGGGCTTCGTTGGGAATATTTGCACCTTTTATGGAATTAATCATTTTAATTTCCCATCCATTAATTTACCTTTCGGGCAAGCGAAAAACTAAGGCTAACTGGTGA
- the tgt gene encoding tRNA guanosine(34) transglycosylase Tgt — protein sequence MSFTLSTTASDSKARAGVLKLAHGEIETPIFMPVGTVGTVKGVHNKELEDEIAAQIILGNTYHLYLRPGTSILEEAGGLHKFMGWNKPILTDSGGYQVYSLAANRKINEEGVKFSSHIDGSKHFFTPEKAMEIQRSIGADIIMAFDECTPYPCEKSYARASMEMTHRWLRRCFDHLEKIPELYGYPQHLFPIVQGSVYPDLRQKSAEFIASQNAVGNAIGGLSVGEPHEDLYEMTDLVCNILPTEKPRYLMGVGTPDNILECIDLGVDMFDCVMPTRNGRNGMLFTSEGIINIKNKKWERDFSPIDPNSPVSTDTFHSKAYLRHLFIARERLGPQLASIHNLGFYLWLVKEARKRIIDGTFKTWKTQMIPKLKNRL from the coding sequence ATGAGCTTTACACTTAGCACCACAGCATCAGACTCCAAAGCAAGAGCAGGAGTATTAAAACTCGCACACGGAGAAATCGAAACCCCAATTTTTATGCCCGTAGGTACGGTTGGTACCGTAAAGGGTGTGCACAACAAAGAATTGGAAGATGAAATTGCTGCCCAAATAATTCTTGGTAATACCTACCACCTATATTTAAGGCCAGGAACCAGTATTTTGGAAGAAGCGGGTGGATTGCACAAATTTATGGGGTGGAACAAACCCATTTTAACGGATAGTGGTGGGTACCAAGTGTACTCCCTAGCCGCAAACCGAAAAATAAACGAGGAGGGTGTAAAATTTAGTTCTCACATAGATGGTTCCAAACACTTTTTCACTCCTGAAAAAGCAATGGAAATTCAGCGAAGCATTGGAGCTGACATAATTATGGCCTTCGATGAATGCACCCCCTACCCTTGCGAAAAATCATATGCAAGGGCCTCCATGGAGATGACCCACAGATGGCTGAGACGCTGTTTCGATCACTTGGAGAAGATTCCGGAATTATATGGATACCCCCAACACTTATTTCCAATAGTTCAGGGTTCCGTTTACCCAGATTTAAGACAAAAATCTGCCGAGTTTATAGCATCCCAAAACGCTGTTGGAAACGCAATAGGTGGACTTTCAGTTGGAGAACCGCACGAAGATCTTTACGAGATGACGGACCTGGTATGCAATATACTTCCAACCGAAAAACCACGTTACCTCATGGGTGTTGGAACTCCTGATAACATTCTTGAATGTATTGACCTAGGTGTAGATATGTTTGATTGTGTAATGCCAACTCGTAACGGACGTAATGGAATGCTATTTACCAGTGAAGGTATTATCAACATAAAGAATAAAAAGTGGGAAAGAGATTTCAGTCCCATAGATCCAAACTCCCCAGTTTCAACAGATACTTTCCACTCTAAAGCATATTTAAGACACCTTTTTATAGCCAGAGAAAGACTTGGCCCCCAATTAGCGAGCATCCACAATCTTGGATTTTACCTTTGGTTAGTAAAGGAGGCACGTAAAAGAATCATAGACGGAACTTTTAAGACCTGGAAAACCCAAATGATTCCAAAATTGAAAAATCGATTATAG
- a CDS encoding LptF/LptG family permease, with protein sequence MLPILDRYLIRKFLGTFFFILAIVMAISVVFDVSERIDDFLESNATFWEIITVYYGNFVLYYGNLFSHLLIFITVIIFTSKLAQQSELISILAGGVSFNRLLRPYFISATILVIIALLLNHFVLPMSNKARIDFHVEHLWNSFKIRENNLHREIEPGVIAFAESINLEYNTAYRFSIEKWEDGKISEKIITDRAIFNPEDSSWTLRYVTHRKFFEDGEESLRREISLDTLIPVVPKDFGERPEIAATLGYNELNEYIEKEKLKGSDQVVFFEIEKHQRTSYPLATYILTLIGVSIASRKARGGIGLHIAMGFVIILIYIFVMKVSTVAATNAGVNPLISVWIPNIVFLILAILLYSKAQK encoded by the coding sequence GTGTTGCCAATTTTAGATAGATACCTTATTCGAAAGTTCTTAGGAACCTTCTTTTTCATTTTAGCCATTGTTATGGCTATATCTGTTGTATTTGATGTATCGGAAAGGATAGATGACTTTCTTGAGTCAAATGCCACTTTTTGGGAAATAATTACTGTTTACTACGGAAATTTTGTGCTGTACTATGGTAATCTATTTTCCCACCTTTTGATATTTATTACGGTGATAATTTTCACCAGTAAACTTGCGCAGCAATCCGAACTTATTTCTATTCTAGCAGGTGGGGTATCTTTTAATCGTCTGCTCAGACCCTACTTTATTTCCGCGACCATATTGGTAATTATTGCCTTATTGCTAAATCACTTTGTGCTCCCAATGAGTAACAAGGCAAGAATTGATTTCCATGTTGAACACCTATGGAATAGCTTTAAAATAAGGGAAAACAATCTTCATAGGGAGATAGAACCAGGGGTTATTGCCTTTGCGGAGTCGATAAATCTAGAATACAATACTGCCTACCGTTTTTCAATTGAAAAGTGGGAGGATGGAAAAATTTCGGAAAAGATCATTACAGATAGAGCCATTTTTAATCCAGAAGATAGCTCCTGGACCCTGCGTTATGTTACCCACAGAAAATTCTTTGAAGACGGCGAGGAGTCTTTAAGAAGAGAAATTTCGCTAGACACATTAATACCGGTAGTCCCAAAAGATTTTGGTGAACGCCCCGAAATTGCGGCAACGCTAGGCTATAACGAGCTTAACGAATATATTGAAAAGGAAAAGCTTAAGGGGTCAGATCAAGTGGTGTTTTTTGAGATAGAAAAACATCAGAGAACGAGTTACCCCTTGGCTACATACATTCTTACCCTTATTGGAGTTTCCATAGCCTCACGAAAAGCACGCGGTGGGATTGGTCTTCACATAGCAATGGGGTTTGTAATTATTCTCATTTACATTTTTGTAATGAAGGTGAGTACGGTGGCCGCCACCAATGCAGGGGTAAATCCCCTAATATCTGTCTGGATACCCAATATAGTCTTCCTTATTCTAGCTATCCTTCTCTACAGCAAAGCGCAGAAGTAG
- the ispE gene encoding 4-(cytidine 5'-diphospho)-2-C-methyl-D-erythritol kinase, with product MLSTCYTKINLGLNILGKRSDGYHELQSFFIPLPFGDILELELAEKSDLVLYGISIPGNKEDNLVWKAWCYMQKKFNLPHVIWHLYKNVPAGTGIGAGSGDLAEMCLMCNVFFKLGLSRKDLEEIALKFGSDTGFFVCKQISVVRGRGDIIEPVEDFIRGKYLVLIQPKGLTMSTVEAFASVRDGKVDSDLSGYKDFSQWKSLTNDFQGGFLKKHPQVGELFEELQNMGAIYTSLSGSGSCIYGIYDHPPIVARETNLNVLWTGKLGNPTSALCCREG from the coding sequence ATGCTTTCTACATGTTACACAAAAATAAATTTGGGGCTCAATATTTTAGGTAAACGTTCTGATGGTTACCACGAGTTGCAAAGCTTTTTTATACCACTGCCCTTCGGCGATATTTTGGAATTAGAATTAGCCGAGAAATCGGACCTTGTATTATATGGAATTTCTATTCCTGGAAACAAGGAGGATAATTTGGTATGGAAGGCATGGTGCTACATGCAGAAAAAATTTAATCTCCCTCATGTAATATGGCACTTGTATAAAAATGTCCCAGCCGGAACTGGAATTGGAGCTGGGTCGGGTGATCTTGCTGAAATGTGTCTTATGTGCAATGTTTTTTTTAAGCTGGGATTAAGTAGAAAAGACCTCGAGGAAATTGCTCTGAAATTTGGTAGTGACACAGGTTTTTTTGTTTGTAAACAAATTTCTGTTGTCCGCGGACGCGGTGATATTATAGAACCCGTTGAAGATTTTATAAGGGGGAAGTATCTAGTTTTAATTCAGCCTAAAGGATTGACCATGAGCACCGTTGAGGCTTTTGCGAGTGTTAGAGATGGTAAGGTTGATAGCGATTTATCCGGATACAAGGATTTCTCCCAATGGAAAAGTTTGACCAACGATTTTCAGGGTGGGTTTTTAAAAAAGCATCCACAGGTGGGCGAGCTTTTTGAGGAACTACAAAACATGGGAGCTATTTATACCTCACTGTCCGGAAGTGGAAGCTGTATTTATGGAATATATGATCATCCACCCATTGTAGCCAGGGAAACTAATCTTAACGTCCTTTGGACTGGTAAATTGGGGAATCCTACTTCTGCGCTTTGCTGTAGAGAAGGATAG
- a CDS encoding acetyl-CoA carboxylase carboxyltransferase subunit alpha, with product MPTLLDFETPIGDLLEQIEKTKQIGEKNEVDITETLTGLKEKLEAKQKEIYGNLTPWQRVQLSRHPERPYTLAYIEHITDGNFQELHGDRNVKDDKAMVGGFGQIDDQTVMFIGQQKGINTKMRQYRNFGMANPEGYRKALRLMKLAEKFNKPIVTFIDTPGAYPGLEAEERGQGEAIARNLFEMINLKVPVICIVIGEGASGGALGIALGDKVLMLENSWYSVISPENCSTILWRTWDFKEQAASALKLTAQDMLKNKLIDGVIKEPLGGAHWNHEESFKIVKREIKKHIKKLSAIDTDERIKARIDKFCTMGVYNS from the coding sequence ATGCCAACGCTATTGGATTTTGAAACACCTATAGGTGACCTACTTGAGCAAATCGAGAAAACCAAACAAATTGGTGAAAAGAATGAGGTGGATATCACCGAAACACTTACCGGTTTAAAGGAAAAATTAGAAGCTAAACAAAAGGAGATCTACGGCAATTTAACTCCGTGGCAGAGGGTTCAGCTTTCAAGACACCCTGAAAGACCATATACATTAGCATATATCGAACACATTACGGACGGTAATTTCCAAGAATTACACGGCGATAGAAATGTAAAAGACGATAAAGCCATGGTTGGTGGGTTTGGTCAAATTGATGATCAAACGGTTATGTTTATTGGTCAGCAAAAGGGAATCAATACCAAAATGAGACAGTATCGTAATTTTGGAATGGCAAACCCTGAGGGGTACAGAAAGGCCCTCAGACTGATGAAATTGGCCGAGAAATTCAATAAGCCGATTGTAACTTTTATCGATACTCCAGGAGCTTATCCTGGTCTGGAAGCCGAGGAAAGAGGTCAGGGTGAAGCCATTGCACGAAACCTTTTTGAGATGATAAATCTTAAGGTGCCGGTAATTTGTATTGTTATTGGTGAAGGAGCCTCTGGGGGGGCATTAGGTATTGCCTTAGGAGATAAAGTACTTATGTTGGAAAACTCATGGTACTCTGTAATTTCTCCTGAAAACTGTTCTACCATTCTATGGAGAACCTGGGATTTTAAAGAGCAAGCAGCATCTGCACTAAAACTTACCGCCCAGGATATGTTGAAGAATAAACTTATCGATGGGGTAATTAAAGAACCTCTTGGTGGTGCACACTGGAATCACGAAGAATCCTTTAAAATTGTAAAGCGCGAGATAAAAAAACATATCAAAAAGCTTTCTGCTATTGATACTGATGAGAGAATAAAAGCCAGAATTGACAAGTTCTGTACGATGGGAGTATACAACTCTTAA
- the dnaB gene encoding replicative DNA helicase, with amino-acid sequence MEESQKSSTKSRLAKPNYPQNTFESGKLPPQAIDLEEAVLGALMLDSNALSDVLEILSPSVFYKEAHKKIYKAILDLFTDSEPIDILTVTQKLRSTGELDAVGGPYFVSQLTNRVASSANLEYHARIISQKYLQRELIKITSNITKKAYEDTSDVLELLDEAEQELFNLSEGNIKRNYESMRELLQKAITQIEEAGANQEGLSGVPSGFRDLDKLTGGWQKSDLVIVAARPAMGKTAFVLSMAKNMATRHNVPVALFSLEMSSIQLVNRLISSETGIESDKLRKGNLSEEDYRQLHARIGKLAEAPIYIDDTPALGIFELRAKCRRLVFQHDVKIIIIDYLQLMSGTGNEGGNRVQEISAISRALKIIAKELEVPVIALSQLSRAVETRGGDKRPMLSDLRESGSIEQDADIVSFIYRPEYYGITEDENGQPLQGVGEIMIAKHRNGAVENVRLRFKGHLARFEDLNEPGMMGDGDNPFSTGGGLQPNSDFDGNSNIGASPNVVIKGSKINDDSEDDDGFSNLSGGDGNPQDLPW; translated from the coding sequence ATGGAAGAGTCTCAAAAATCATCAACAAAATCGCGTTTAGCGAAGCCCAACTATCCACAAAACACTTTTGAAAGTGGAAAATTACCACCTCAGGCAATAGACCTAGAGGAAGCGGTATTGGGAGCCCTTATGCTAGACAGCAACGCGCTCTCAGATGTTTTGGAGATTTTAAGCCCTAGTGTCTTTTATAAAGAGGCGCATAAAAAGATATATAAAGCCATCCTGGATCTCTTTACCGATTCTGAACCTATTGATATTTTAACGGTAACCCAAAAATTGCGCTCAACGGGCGAGCTTGATGCTGTGGGTGGTCCTTACTTTGTTTCTCAGCTGACCAATAGAGTTGCATCTTCTGCTAACTTGGAATATCATGCGAGAATTATCTCTCAAAAATATTTGCAGCGAGAGCTTATAAAAATCACCTCAAATATTACTAAAAAGGCATACGAAGATACTAGTGACGTTTTAGAGCTGCTGGATGAGGCGGAACAAGAATTATTTAACCTTTCTGAGGGAAATATTAAACGGAACTATGAATCCATGCGAGAGTTGCTTCAAAAAGCCATTACACAAATCGAAGAGGCTGGAGCAAATCAAGAGGGATTAAGTGGGGTTCCGTCAGGATTTAGAGATCTGGATAAGTTAACTGGAGGATGGCAAAAATCTGATCTTGTTATTGTTGCTGCTCGCCCTGCGATGGGAAAAACGGCTTTCGTTTTATCCATGGCGAAAAATATGGCTACCCGCCATAATGTTCCGGTTGCCCTTTTCTCTCTGGAAATGTCATCCATTCAGTTGGTTAACCGTTTAATTTCTTCTGAAACTGGGATTGAGTCAGATAAGTTGAGAAAGGGAAATTTATCTGAAGAGGATTATAGACAACTACACGCTAGAATTGGAAAACTTGCTGAAGCCCCAATATATATTGATGACACCCCAGCTTTGGGGATTTTCGAATTAAGGGCGAAATGCCGAAGGCTAGTTTTCCAGCATGATGTAAAGATCATAATTATCGATTACCTCCAGTTAATGTCAGGAACCGGAAATGAAGGAGGGAACAGGGTTCAGGAGATTTCTGCCATTTCAAGAGCTCTTAAAATTATTGCAAAAGAACTCGAGGTACCGGTTATTGCATTAAGTCAGTTAAGCCGTGCCGTAGAAACCCGTGGTGGTGATAAGCGTCCTATGCTTTCCGACCTTCGTGAATCGGGTTCTATTGAGCAGGATGCCGATATTGTAAGCTTTATTTATCGCCCCGAATACTACGGTATAACGGAAGATGAGAACGGACAACCTCTTCAGGGTGTTGGAGAAATTATGATTGCCAAGCACAGAAATGGAGCTGTTGAAAATGTGCGCCTAAGATTTAAGGGGCATTTAGCACGTTTCGAAGATTTAAATGAACCTGGAATGATGGGAGATGGCGATAATCCTTTCTCCACTGGTGGAGGTTTACAGCCTAACTCAGATTTTGACGGAAACTCAAATATTGGTGCATCACCTAATGTGGTAATTAAAGGTTCTAAAATAAATGACGATAGCGAGGATGACGATGGCTTCTCCAATCTTTCTGGAGGAGATGGAAATCCACAAGATTTACCTTGGTAA
- a CDS encoding asparagine synthetase B, whose amino-acid sequence MRLITFMLILLFGLQAEAKKLLLPMDENQKNHLKAYGIAYWTLERDVDLEWLLNYRGGSFLIPFSQTILNECNIRGVSYEVVSDAQTNSIYTQIASPDVNMEIIKLEKVPKIAVYSPQGKQPWDDAVTLVLTYAEIPYEIIYDTEVIEGKLPLYDWLHLHHEDFTGQFGKFYASYKNAAWYQDEVRVNTETANKLGFSKVSDLKNAVANEIKKYVIGGGFLFTMCSGTDSYDISLAATGVDICESMYDGDPAEANYQSKLDFSQSLAFKNFSLVQDPLKYEFSNIDATMDHVGLGQVKDVFTLFDFSAKWDIVPTMLTQSHKRVVTGFMGQTTAFRKDFLKPNVTVLGETKSINSAKYIHGELGKGQWTFYGGHDPEDYRHLVGDPPTDLNLHPNSAGYRLILNNVLFPAAKKKKLKT is encoded by the coding sequence ATGCGCTTAATTACCTTTATGTTAATACTGCTTTTCGGACTCCAAGCGGAGGCCAAAAAGCTATTGCTTCCCATGGATGAAAATCAAAAAAATCATCTAAAGGCATACGGTATAGCCTATTGGACCCTTGAGCGTGATGTCGATTTAGAATGGCTGTTGAATTATAGAGGAGGTAGCTTTCTTATACCTTTTTCCCAAACCATCTTAAACGAATGCAATATTAGAGGGGTGAGCTATGAGGTTGTTTCCGATGCTCAAACCAATTCCATATACACCCAAATTGCGAGCCCTGATGTGAATATGGAAATCATAAAGCTAGAGAAGGTTCCGAAAATTGCCGTGTATTCACCACAGGGCAAACAACCCTGGGATGACGCGGTAACATTGGTACTTACCTACGCCGAAATCCCTTATGAAATAATATACGACACCGAGGTTATTGAAGGGAAACTGCCGCTTTACGATTGGCTACACCTCCACCATGAAGATTTTACTGGGCAATTTGGAAAGTTTTATGCCAGCTATAAAAATGCAGCATGGTACCAAGATGAAGTTCGGGTAAATACAGAAACCGCTAATAAACTTGGTTTTTCTAAAGTCTCGGATCTAAAAAATGCAGTTGCCAACGAAATAAAAAAGTACGTTATCGGTGGCGGATTCCTATTTACTATGTGCTCCGGTACCGATAGTTACGATATTTCTTTAGCTGCTACGGGGGTAGATATTTGCGAAAGTATGTATGACGGTGATCCTGCTGAAGCCAACTACCAAAGCAAACTCGACTTTAGCCAATCGCTTGCATTTAAAAATTTCAGTCTTGTTCAAGATCCTTTAAAGTACGAGTTCTCAAATATTGATGCGACTATGGATCACGTTGGGCTGGGCCAAGTAAAAGATGTTTTTACCTTGTTTGATTTTTCTGCGAAATGGGATATTGTTCCTACCATGTTAACCCAAAGCCATAAACGAGTGGTAACAGGTTTTATGGGACAAACAACTGCGTTTAGAAAAGATTTTTTAAAACCCAATGTTACTGTTTTGGGAGAAACTAAAAGCATCAATTCCGCCAAATACATTCATGGTGAACTAGGAAAGGGTCAATGGACATTTTACGGCGGGCATGATCCAGAAGATTATCGTCACTTAGTTGGAGATCCTCCTACCGATTTAAACCTACACCCCAATTCTGCTGGATACAGATTAATTCTGAACAACGTATTATTCCCAGCAGCGAAAAAGAAAAAGCTTAAGACTTAG